A stretch of Scheffersomyces stipitis CBS 6054 chromosome 2, complete sequence DNA encodes these proteins:
- a CDS encoding kinesin motor protein (go_component microtubule associated complex~go_funtion motor activity; ATP binding), producing the protein MNDPNSLVPTRPASGSKTRESSITVAVRVRPFTDNEENNLIRSTNDGFFLGDGSFSSNAPNQETSRASVFAPKGIRKIVEVVDDKMLIFDPPETNPLTRMQKNAFPNSLKGSRIREHRFVFDRLFDVDATQEDVYQNTTRPLLDSVLDGFNATVFAYGATGCGKTHTISGSPQKPGVIFLTMKELFDRIDSLADTKIIDISLSYLEIYNETIRDLLNPETDHKKLVLREDSNKKISVSNLSTHKPSAVEEVMDLILVGNSNRTSSPTEANATSSRSHAVLQINVVQKNKTADITEEHTFATLSIIDLAGSERAAATKNIGVRLNEGANINKSLLALGNCINALCDTRRRNHVPYRDSKLTRLLKFSLGGNCKTVMIVCISPSSQHYDETLNTLKYADRAKEIKTKLIRNQHNLDRHVGSYLKMITEQKQEIEELRARENKIVEQTINKQKTVGDKCLHLLLESIDNIESSLTKQNQEKWKKYFILAKRKLLLLQRIETEIIFDSILNLLKNDDIAVVNTLADLCEQLISKIDYQVPELERQYSQPNEIDLILVESTQQILKKLKENEGWSEYYTIIFEKHIGQLRESFERDVLFNSSILFDHLVHELNDFNYIARDFVNALVVGFRKGPDVVDENMDLVEQVIGSLEQLLNGEFDTAMEKCTSAFMQRKIEEQEKQQELSQHNSTDFESLSKNSILSKPRENKRGPLSPLKSSPSRSIKRTISKKPITPRFSPIRAKNTKKVRWDIPKSDSTFDLSMDESLQNATFKSDLDDSPITNNNGTQNILSDDLGISFDPSLDSPPLAYSSGKKLLSDLSTTKNKKSTFSNRRLSINLSSQSIDGSGTTVSKLPLLNKHASIKMTNTNGASLIPNPTSPNQLGIGIPFVVDANKFHVVDVGNGDRDIGSSSTVERVD; encoded by the coding sequence ATGAACGATCCCAATTCGCTCGTTCCCACCCGGCCAGCTTCTGGTCTGAAGACTCGTGAATCATCCATCACTGTAGCAGTGCGAGTTCGTCCCTTCACagacaacgaagaaaacaacCTCATTCGAAGCACCAACGACGGCTTTTTTCTCGGAGATGGCTCCTTCAGCAGCAACGCCCCGAATCAGGAAACTTCCCGAGCCTCAGTGTTTGCTCCCAAGGGAATCCGTAAAATCGtagaagtcgttgatgacAAGATGTTGATCTTTGATCCACCAGAAACCAACCCTCTAACGAGAATGCAGAAAAATGCTTTTCCTAACAGCCTTAAGGGCTCGAGAATTAGAGAGCATCGTTTTGTGTTCGACAGACTCTTCGATGTAGATGCTACCCAGGAAGATGTTTACCAGAACACGACTCGGCCTCTTCTAGATAGTGTTCTAGATGGCTTCAACGCTACGGTCTTTGCCTATGGTGCTACGGGATGTGGCAAAACTCATACTATTCTGGGCTCTCCACAGAAACCAGGAGTCAttttcttaactatgaaAGAGTTATTTGATCGTATAGACCTGTTGGCAGATACTAAGATCATCGATATCAGCTTGTCATATTTGGAGATCTACAACGAGACCATTAGAGACTTGTTGAACCCAGAAACAGATCACAAGAAATTGGTTCTACGAGAAGActcaaacaagaagatctcCGTGTCAAACTTGCTGACTCATAAACCCTCTgcagtagaagaagtaatGGACCTCATCCTTGTAGGAAATCTGAACAGAACCTCGTCTCCAACTGAAGCCAATGCTACTTCTTCACGATCCCACGCAGTTCTCCAAATAAACGTGGTTCAGAAAAACAAAACAGCAGACATAACAGAAGAACACACTTTTGCTACTCTTTCCATAATAGACTTGGCTGGAAGCGAACGAGCTGCAGCGACAAAGAATATCGGTGTTAGATTGAATGAAGGtgccaacatcaacaaatcTCTATTGGCATTGGGAAACTGTATTAATGCTCTCTGTGATacaagaagacgaaatcaTGTACCTTATCGTGATTCCAAATTGACAAGGTTGTTAAAGTTTTCTCTAGGAGGAAACTGCAAAACTGTAATGATCGTATGTATATCGCCTCTGTCCCAACATTACGATGAGACGTTGAATACCTTGAAATATGCCGACCGCGCAAAGGAGATCAAAACCAAACTCATCAGGAACCAACACAATCTAGACAGACACGTTGGTTCCTACTTAAAGATGATTACAGAACAGAAACAGGAAATTGAAGAGCTAAGAGCACGAGAAAACAAAATCGTGGAACAGACTATAAACAAGCAGAAAACAGTTGGGGACAAATGtctccatcttctcttGGAAAGCATAGACAACATCGAAAGTTCTTTGACGAAACAGAACCAggaaaaatggaaaaagTATTTCATCCTCGCAAAGAGAAAGTTACTACTATTacagagaattgaaacagaaataaTTTTCGATAGCATtctcaatttgttgaagaacgatGACATTGCTGTTGTCAACACGCTTGCTGATCTTTGCGAACAGCTCATATCGAAGATTGACTACCAAGTACCAGAATTGGAGCGACAAtattcgcagccaaatgAAATAGATCTCATATTGGTTGAATCTACCCAGCAAATATTAAAAAAGCTAAAGGAAAACGAAGGCTGGTCTGAATACTACACCATTATATTTGAAAAACACATAGGTCAATTAAGAGAATCGTTTGAAAGAGATGTACTTTTCAACTCATCAATCTTGTTTGACCATCTTGTACATGAATTGAATGACTTTAACTACATTGCCAGAGATTTTGTTAATGCATTGGTCGTTGGTTTTAGAAAGGGACCAGACGTCGTGGATGAGAATATGGATTTGGTTGAACAAGTAATCGGATCTCTAGAGCAGTTATTGAATGGAGAGTTCGATACTGCTATGGAGAAATGCACATCTGCATTCATGCAAAGAAAGATAgaggaacaagaaaaacaacAGGAATTGTCACAACATAATTCCACAGATTTTGAATCTCTATCTAAGAACAGCATCTTGTCCAAACCTAGAGAGAACAAGAGGGGTCCACTATCGCCTTTGAAGTCATCACCATCTAGAAGCATCAAACGTACTATATCGAAGAAACCGATAACTCCACGATTCTCACCTATCAGAGcaaagaatacaaagaaAGTTAGATGGGATATACCTAAATCCGATAGTACCTTTGATTTGAGCATGGATGAATCATTACAGAACGCAACTTTCAAAAGCGATCTAGACGACTCCCCTATAACTAATAATAATGGCACCCAGAACATCCTCAGCGACGACTTGGGAATATCATTCGATCCATCACTTGATTCTCCCCCACTTGCTTATTCTAGTGGCAAGAAATTACTTAGCGACTTATCCACAACGAAGAATAAAAAGTCTACATTCAGTAATCGTCGCTTGTCAATAAACCTTAGCTCACAATCAATTGATGGTTCTGGCACCACCGTTTCAAAATTGCCATTGCTTAACAAGCATGCCAGCATTAAAATGACCAACACCAATGGTGCTTCTTTAATTCCGAACCCTACTTCTCCTAATCAATTGGGAATAGGTATACCTTTTGTTGTTGACGCCAACAAATTTCATGTAGTTGATGTTGGTAACGGTGATCGAGATATTGGATCCAGCAGCACTGTTGAACGAGTAGATTAA
- a CDS encoding predicted protein, producing the protein MSANDFYSSGEQGEYKPQQSKNQQGGDGQTGDRGLISTVVGGAAGGYAGDKLVPNHPHLGALAGVIGGAIGANKLEDAYEDHKQNKDDENKHGGSSGFGGRGDDRRSEGAHGGQGGFGGERRGEGAHGGQGGFGGERRGEGAHGGQGGFGGESRRDDFGGERRGEGRHHGEGEGRHHGEGRGEGRGGYGDRY; encoded by the coding sequence ATGTCTGCTAACGATTTCTACTCTTCCGGTGAACAAGGTGAATACAAGCCTCAACAACTGAAAAACCAGCAAGGTGGAGACGGCCAAACAGGTGACAGAGGTTTGATTTCCACTGTCGTTGGTGGTGCTGCTGGAGGCTACGCTGGAGACAAGTTGGTTCCAAACCACCCTCACTTGGGTGCTCTTGCTGGTGTCATTGGTGGTGCTATTGGTGCCAACAAGCTTGAAGATGCTTACGAGGACCACAAGCAAAACAAGGACGACGAAAACAAGCACGGTGGCAGCTCTGGTTTCGGAGGAAGAGGCGACGACAGACGCAGTGAAGGAGCTCACGGAGGCCAAGGTGGTTTCGGTGGTGAAAGACGTGGTGAAGGAGCTCACGGAGGCCAAGGTGGTTTCGGTGGTGAAAGACGTGGTGAAGGAGCTCACGGTGGCCAAGGTGGTTTCGGTGGAGAAAGCAGAAGAGATGACTTTGGTGGTGAAAGACGTGGTGAAGGAAGACATCATGGTGAAGGTGAAGGTAGACACCACGGCGAAGGCAGAGGCGAAGGCAGAGGTGGCTACGGCGACAGATACTAA